In Carnobacteriaceae bacterium zg-84, the genomic window AAAGAAATATCTCCATTTGCAACAAATTGTTCTAAAATATTTTGAACAGCTTGTTCTTCATTCGTTCCAATCTCATAACGACATACTTTTTTCAATTCATTATCGGCATTTTCCATGGCAACACTGTACTTAACTTCTTTCATCATTGGCAAATCATTTAAATTATCGCCAAATGCGATACACTCCTCTTTTTTTATACCGTATTTTTCTTGTATAAATCGAATGCCTGCTCCTTTTCCGCCGTCTTTATGATACACATCAATCCACATATCTCCACTTGTCGCTGAAGAAACATTATATTGTTCACGAATTGTTAAAGCAATTTGTTTATTTTCCTCTAAAGAACGTTTACTCATGATGGCAATTTTAACGACTTCTTCATCAGCTGGAATATCCGACAATGTTTTTATTTTAATAATTTCCATATTATATTTTAGAAAATGCATCAACGCTTCATCAGAAATCGTTTCGTAAGTGTATGCTGTTTTTGTCGTACTCAATAACGCATAACATCCTTCAAAACTTTCAGCTAATGTCACAACTTTTTCAACAATGTGTTGAGCAATCGCTAATACATGAATGGACTCCCCTTGTTTCACAATATGGTTCCCGTTATCTCCTGCAAAATATAGCCAATCTTGACATACATCATCAAAAGGTTTTGAAATATGGTCAAAACTATTTCCACTTGCAATGACACCAACGATATTTTTCTCACGCAACTGTTCAGCAATTTGGTTAAATCGCTCTTTATCATACGTTTTATCCTCTCTTAAAAAAGTACCATCCATATCTGTCGCAATTAGTTTTATCGTCATATTTGCACCTCATATCTTTCTATTATTTTTATTGTATAAAGATTATATGGAATAGTCAATGATACGCACCAATAAACACTTCTATCCTCATTTTTGTTAAATATAGTTTATTTTTAATTATCATAGTAAGGACAAATTGATATACTATGAACCCAAAAGATTCACACTAAAACAAAAAATTGGCATCCCGTACGGGATGCCAATTTTGATACGTCATTAAAATTATTTTAATGTTACAGTTGCGCCAACTTCTTCTAATTGAGCTTTTAACGCTTCTGCTTCTTCTTTAGATACGCCTTCTTTAACAACAGATGGAGCACCGTCAACTAATTCTTTAGCTTCTTTCAAGCCTAATCCAGTTGCTTCACGAACAACTTTGATTACTTTAATTTTGCCGTCGCCAGCGCTTGTTAATTCTACGTCAAATTCTGTTTTTTCTTCAGCTGCTGCTGCAGGTCCTGCTGCGATTGCTACTGGAGCTGCTGCTGTTACGCCAAATTCTTCTTCGATAGCTTTTACTAAGTCGTTTAATTCTAAAATTGTTGCTTCTTTAATATCTGCAATAATTTGTTCAATGTTTAATGCCATTATAATTTCCTCCGATTTATATATGTTTTTATTTTTGTTACACTAGGCAACTTTTTGTGTGGTTAATAAAATTAAGCCACTTCTTCTTTTTGTTCTGCAACAGCTTTGAAAGCCAATGCTGTATTGCGAACTGGTGCTTGTAATACTGATAAAAGCATTGAAAGCATTCCATCGCGGTTTGGTAAAGAAGCCAATGCTTCGATTTCTGCTTTTGAAGATACTTTACCTTCAACGATACCAGCTTTGATTTCTAACGCGTCTGCTTTTTTAGCAAACTCAGCAATAATTTTTGCTGGTGCTACTGCATCATCATTTGAGAATGCAACAGCTGTAGGTCCAACTAAAGCTTCGTCTAATCCTTCTAAGTTGTTTTGAGCAACTGCACGACGTACAATACCGTTTTTCAACACTTTAAATTCAACGTTTGCTTCACGTAATTGAACACGCAATCTTGTTACTTCATCAACAGTTAATCCTAAGTAGTCAACAATAACAACTGAAGATGCTTCTTCAATTTTTTTAGCAACTTCTTGAACTAACTCTGCTTTTTTAGCAATAGCTGCTTCGCTCATTCATTTCACCTCCATTAGATTTGGGGTAGCACTTTTTAAATAAAAAAGCCCTACATCACCCAAGACATAGAGAACCACAGAAATTTATATTAAATATCTATCTTCCTCGGTAGGATATTAAGGATTTCTCCACCCACTGTCTTTGGTAGCTTTTCACTTTCTTTATCTTACCCTTTTTACTTTTTTATGTCAACTATTTTATTAAAAAATCTTGATTTAGTAAATTATATAATTAAGTTAGCCAGTAGTACAAAAAAAGCATCTCATAGGATATACTTTTAGTAACAACAAAAAAAGGATACCAAGAGATGCAAGAATACTATAACACCAAAGGCAAACATATAACAGAAAAAGAACGTTACTTCATCGAAAAATGGAAAAAAGAAGGAAAAAGCAATAGAGAAATCGGTAGATTATTAGGAAAAAATCACCAAACCATCAATAATGAAATCAAACGTGGACTTATCGATTTATCTTTTCATGGCGGCACTAAAGAATACTCTGCTCAAAAGGCACAAAACGATTATCATCGTTTACGTTTAGCCGTAGGTAGAACAGATACGTGGACGGTAGAAAAAAGAAGCCCTCATCAGAGAAAAAATCATGGATAAATATTCCCCTGAAATGATTAGTCAACTACCTGATATGCCCTCTTGTACAACGATTTACTCATGGGTATACAAAGGATGGATTACAGGTATTTCGCGTAAACATTTGATTTATCCTAGAAAACATAAACCGATAAAATCCAATGAAAAACGACCACCAAGAAAGGCTAATGCCCTCTCT contains:
- a CDS encoding HAD family phosphatase, coding for MTIKLIATDMDGTFLREDKTYDKERFNQIAEQLREKNIVGVIASGNSFDHISKPFDDVCQDWLYFAGDNGNHIVKQGESIHVLAIAQHIVEKVVTLAESFEGCYALLSTTKTAYTYETISDEALMHFLKYNMEIIKIKTLSDIPADEEVVKIAIMSKRSLEENKQIALTIREQYNVSSATSGDMWIDVYHKDGGKGAGIRFIQEKYGIKKEECIAFGDNLNDLPMMKEVKYSVAMENADNELKKVCRYEIGTNEEQAVQNILEQFVANGDISFLQNKEN
- the rplL gene encoding 50S ribosomal protein L7/L12 encodes the protein MALNIEQIIADIKEATILELNDLVKAIEEEFGVTAAAPVAIAAGPAAAAEEKTEFDVELTSAGDGKIKVIKVVREATGLGLKEAKELVDGAPSVVKEGVSKEEAEALKAQLEEVGATVTLK
- a CDS encoding 50S ribosomal protein L10, encoding MSEAAIAKKAELVQEVAKKIEEASSVVIVDYLGLTVDEVTRLRVQLREANVEFKVLKNGIVRRAVAQNNLEGLDEALVGPTAVAFSNDDAVAPAKIIAEFAKKADALEIKAGIVEGKVSSKAEIEALASLPNRDGMLSMLLSVLQAPVRNTALAFKAVAEQKEEVA